The Dyadobacter sandarakinus DNA window ATGGACCTTACTAAAGCTTTCAAAATCCGTGTGCATGAGCAGCACGGCCGCTGCTTCGTTCATGCGCTTTACGTCCAATCCAGGACGCATAAAACAGGCCTGATCTTTTAAAAAAGGGTTTTTAACGAAACTGATGCGGTACTCGTACATTCGGGAGGTAGCTGCAAACCGGCTGTTAACATCATCTCCTACCGGCAGAATATTGGCAACTGCAATATCAAAAGGCAAGAGGCTGTTGAGCTTGTACACCAGCTGATCAGGATCACTGACCTCATTGGGAAGATCAAAATGGGCAAACTGCTGGGTTGCATGGACGCCGGTATCCGTCCGGCTGCTGCCTGTAACTTCCACTTCCTGCCTCAGTATCTTTTGCAACGCACCTTCCAGCACTTCCTGGATCCCGAGTGCATTGTTCTGCCTCTGCCAACCATTGTACGCAGTACCTTTATAGCTGAATTCAATAAAATAGCGCATGCGACAAAATTAAGCAAACAGCCTGGATTTCTGTTTTGGAGCAGCAGATTGCAGATTTATGGGGAAGAAGATTAACTTTGAATTTGGAAATTATTCAGCTGGTATGATTACGGACGAGAAAAAAGAAGAGAAGAGCCTCAATTTTCTTGAGGAGATAGTGGAGGCGGATTTGCAATCAGGTAAATACACACAGATCGTTACACGATTTCCACCCGAACCCAATGGCTATCTGCATATCGGCCATGCATCGAGCATATGTCTCAATTTCGGGCTGACCAACAAATTTCCGGGCTACACGAATCTTCGTTTTGACGATACCAATCCTGTCACTGAAGATACTGAGTATGTGGAGAGTATCAAGAACGATATCAAGTGGCTTGGCTTTGAATGGAAGCACGAGCTTTTTGCGTCTGACTACTTTGATACTTTGTACCAGTATGCAGTAAAGCTGATTTCGGAAGGCCTGGCATATGTAGACGATTCCACTTCGGAAGAAATTGCGGCGCTTAAAGGTACACCGACCGAACCCGGACAAGACAGCCCCTACCGCGACCGCAGTGTGGACGAAAACCTTGCCCTTTTTGAAAAAATGAAAAGTGGCGAATTCCCGGACGGCAGCCGTACGCTCCGTGCAAAGATTGATATGGGCCACATGAACATGCTCATGCGCGACCCTATTCTGTACCGGATCAAGCATGCGCATCATCACCGGACCGGGAATAAATGGTGCATTTACCCGATGTATGATTTTGCACACGGTCAGAGTGACTCCATTGAAACAGTGACCCACTCCATCTGCACCCTTGAATTTGCACCTCACCGCGAGTTGTACGACTGGCTGATCGCAAAACTCGGCATATACCCTTCCCATCAATATGAATTTGCCCGGCGCAACCTGAATTACACAGTGACCAGCAAACGAAAACTGCTGCAACTGGTGCAGGAAGGACACGTGGCAGGCTGGGATGATCCGCGTATGCCGACAATCAGCGGACTCAGGCGCCGGGGCTACACACCGGAAAGCATCCGCGATTTCTGTGACCGCATCGGTGTCGCCAAACGCGAGAATATGATTGACGTGGGTCTGCTCGAATTTTGCGTGCGCGAGGATCTGAACAAGAAAGCATTGCGGCGCATGGCTGTCATGGACCCGCTCAAAGTGATCATAACGAACTTTCCGGAAGGTGAAACGGAAATCTGCCACACAGAAAATAATCCGGAAGATGTTTCGGCAGGGGTACGGGAAATACCGTTTAGCCGGGAAATCCTGATTGAGAAAGAAGACTTCATGGAAGTGCCGTCCAAGAAATACTTTCGGCTGGCACCCGGTAAAATGGTGCGGCTGAAAGGTGCCTACATCATCCAATGCAATGATTTTGTAAAAGGTGAAAACGGTGAAATTACGGAGGTGCATTGCACGTACCTTGAAAACAGCAAGAGCGGACATGATACGACGGGCATCAATGTAAAGGGAACCCTGCACTGGGTATCGGCCCGGCATGCGATCCCGGTCGAGATCAGGCTGTACGACCGCTTGTTCTCAGTGGAGGACGTATCTTCTGAAGAGGGCGATTTTAAAAGCTTTATCAATCCGGATTCGCTCCATGTGATTACGGGATTTGGCGAGCCGGCCCTTTCCGAGGCAAAACCGGGGGAAGCATTCCAGTTTTTACGCAAAGGCTACTTTGCTCCCGATCCCGATGGAAGCGCTGAAAAGCCTGTTTTTAACCGGACTGTTACACTCAGGGATACCTGGGCGAAAGTTGCAGGCAACTGATCATCTGACCAAATCAAGCCGGCTGCCATGCAGACCGGCTTTTTTAATGCTTAAATTAGATTACTTTTAAATAAATGTTGGTTCACCGGGGCTTCGGAGTTATATTTGTGCAACATATTCCACGGTCCTAATTAGTTGCTTCAGTGAATACCTCGAACGAATTGTTCAGTACCTCCAAAGGTCAAAGCTTTCAGTGCGATCTGACTTCCAGGGTGATTATCCAGTTTGGAGAGATGGACATCCGGCTGAAAATCAAGGACTTTCTTAGCTTCCGCAGGTTTATCAACAACATCGACATTCAAAGCAGGCTGTTTGATCTTTCCGACGAGTCGGATTATGAGTTCCTCGAAGCGCCTCAACTTAATATCTGCCGCAGGTTTACATTATGTGAATTGATCCAACTGAGGGATTTACTCAACGGAACACAGTTCGCCATCGAACTCAACAGCCTTCTCCACCAACTTGCTTTCTGCCCCGCAGAATTAGTCTAAATAGCTCATTCAGATCATATTAGACCAATTCCAAATTTCTTTGCAAGTTTGGATTGATCACCTTTCGTATGATATTTGCATCTACTTAATCGAAAGTAAAAAGCATATATCATGAAAGATCTGTTGAGACAAAGAACATCCCTGAAAGAGGAAATAGAAATATTATTGAATAACCAGGTGAAAATGGAAGCCGAAGCTTCTGCCAAATACCTGGCTATGGCATCTTGGTGCGACCGCAATGGTTTCCGTAATAGTGCCAAGTACTTCCTGAAACAATCGGAAGAAGAGCGCGGCCACATGATCAAGATCTTCAACTACATTATGACTGTAGGCGGCACGGCAGTATCACCCGAAGTTGTTGCGGTACGTCAGGAATTCCCTACTTTCCGCAGTGTATTTGAGGCGGCACTGGAAAGTGAGATTGCAGTGACCCAATCCATCAACCGGATTGTTACGCAGAGCCGCCGCGAAGAGGACTACGCAACCGAATCGTTCCTGCATTGGTTTGTAAATGAGCAGGTTGAAGAGGAAGACAATGCACGCCGTGCCATCGAGCTCTTTGATGTGATCGGCGAGGAAGGCACCGGACAATACTTTATTGACAAGGCGATCCTGAAATTGAATCAGGACCATATCGAGTAATCAAAAACAATTTGGCTCAAAGCCGTCTGCCAGCGCAGGCGGCTTTTTGTTTTTATTACCGGGTCGAGATCAGAGAGAAAACAACCGTATCCTGAAATTTGCCTTCAAAATAAAAGCTCTCGCGGAAATAAGCTTCTTTCACGAAGCCCAGCTTCAATAAAAGCCGCTCTGATGCAGTATTCTCAGGATGGATCTTGGCCTCAATGCTATGAAGACCGAGCGTATCAAAACCATAACTGATTACGCGGTCCACGGCCTCTTTCATGAGTCCCTGGTTCCAGTAATCGGGATGGATCATGTAGCCAATTTCGGCCCGGTGATTGCTTTTATCAATGGTATGGAAGCCAATCGTCCCGATGGGAGACCGTCGGTCTGAACTCAGGACAATCCCCCAGGTGATCGCTGCATTTTCGTTCAGGCCCTTGCTGTATGCCTCGATCAGCCTGGCAGCTTCGTCCCTTGAATTAAGAAGCGACTTGCCGATGTACTTCATGGCTTCGGCATTACTCCGTAGCCTGAAAACATCACCTGCATGCACCGGTTCGAGCCGCAAGAGGGTCAGGCGTTGAGTTTGGAGTT harbors:
- the truA gene encoding tRNA pseudouridine(38-40) synthase TruA: MRYFIEFSYKGTAYNGWQRQNNALGIQEVLEGALQKILRQEVEVTGSSRTDTGVHATQQFAHFDLPNEVSDPDQLVYKLNSLLPFDIAVANILPVGDDVNSRFAATSRMYEYRISFVKNPFLKDQACFMRPGLDVKRMNEAAAVLLMHTDFESFSKVHTNVNNFRCTISEAEWTEAGNMLIFRVRANRFLRGMVRALVGTMLDIGRGKRSVAEFEEIILSKNRKKAGAQAPAEGLFLVEVAYPDDLFLPVN
- a CDS encoding glutamine--tRNA ligase/YqeY domain fusion protein, translating into MITDEKKEEKSLNFLEEIVEADLQSGKYTQIVTRFPPEPNGYLHIGHASSICLNFGLTNKFPGYTNLRFDDTNPVTEDTEYVESIKNDIKWLGFEWKHELFASDYFDTLYQYAVKLISEGLAYVDDSTSEEIAALKGTPTEPGQDSPYRDRSVDENLALFEKMKSGEFPDGSRTLRAKIDMGHMNMLMRDPILYRIKHAHHHRTGNKWCIYPMYDFAHGQSDSIETVTHSICTLEFAPHRELYDWLIAKLGIYPSHQYEFARRNLNYTVTSKRKLLQLVQEGHVAGWDDPRMPTISGLRRRGYTPESIRDFCDRIGVAKRENMIDVGLLEFCVREDLNKKALRRMAVMDPLKVIITNFPEGETEICHTENNPEDVSAGVREIPFSREILIEKEDFMEVPSKKYFRLAPGKMVRLKGAYIIQCNDFVKGENGEITEVHCTYLENSKSGHDTTGINVKGTLHWVSARHAIPVEIRLYDRLFSVEDVSSEEGDFKSFINPDSLHVITGFGEPALSEAKPGEAFQFLRKGYFAPDPDGSAEKPVFNRTVTLRDTWAKVAGN
- a CDS encoding ferritin encodes the protein MKDLLRQRTSLKEEIEILLNNQVKMEAEASAKYLAMASWCDRNGFRNSAKYFLKQSEEERGHMIKIFNYIMTVGGTAVSPEVVAVRQEFPTFRSVFEAALESEIAVTQSINRIVTQSRREEDYATESFLHWFVNEQVEEEDNARRAIELFDVIGEEGTGQYFIDKAILKLNQDHIE
- a CDS encoding GNAT family N-acetyltransferase yields the protein MLNVNFVPFPKLQTQRLTLLRLEPVHAGDVFRLRSNAEAMKYIGKSLLNSRDEAARLIEAYSKGLNENAAITWGIVLSSDRRSPIGTIGFHTIDKSNHRAEIGYMIHPDYWNQGLMKEAVDRVISYGFDTLGLHSIEAKIHPENTASERLLLKLGFVKEAYFRESFYFEGKFQDTVVFSLISTR